In one window of Fusobacteria bacterium ZRK30 DNA:
- a CDS encoding 8-oxoguanine deaminase codes for MGRRLLIKNAKAIITCDDKDRVFEGANILMEDGVIKYIDNNLRDADEVIDATGMLIYPGLINTHHHLYQIFTRNLPEVQNMELFPWLLYLYEIWKNLDEDTIKYSSLVGMGELLKTGCTTCFDHHYIFPNDAGDNLIDLQFEAAAELGIRMHSSRGSMSLSKKDGGLPPDEVVQSVDEILADSERLIKKYHDSGFNSMRQIVLAPCSPFSVTSELMEKTAVLARQYSVRLHTHLCETIDEENFTLEKFGMRPLEYMESLGWLGEDVWFAHGIHFNDEELEKLAETKTGIAHCPISNMKLSSGIARVSEMQKIGISVGIAVDGSASNDGSNILEEIRVGFLLQRLKYSNESVSGYEMLKMATRGGADVLGRKDLGQLSVGMAGDLFMIDSNRMELVGSHYDYKAILGTIGVKGSVDYTIVSGKVVVKDGKLVNVDELKISTKANMLVDKLNNRDKYNSH; via the coding sequence ATGGGAAGAAGACTATTAATTAAAAATGCAAAAGCTATTATTACCTGTGATGATAAAGATCGGGTATTTGAGGGTGCAAATATATTGATGGAAGACGGGGTTATTAAATATATAGATAATAATTTAAGGGACGCTGATGAAGTTATAGATGCTACAGGAATGCTAATTTATCCGGGACTTATAAATACACACCACCATTTATACCAGATATTTACAAGAAATTTACCGGAAGTACAAAATATGGAGCTGTTTCCCTGGCTGCTTTACCTCTATGAAATCTGGAAAAATTTAGATGAAGATACAATTAAATACAGTTCCCTTGTAGGAATGGGAGAGTTATTAAAAACAGGATGTACAACTTGTTTTGATCATCATTATATATTTCCTAACGATGCGGGAGATAATTTGATTGATTTACAGTTTGAGGCAGCAGCAGAACTTGGAATTAGAATGCACTCTTCTAGAGGCAGTATGTCTCTAAGTAAAAAAGATGGAGGACTTCCACCAGATGAAGTGGTGCAGAGTGTGGATGAAATCTTAGCTGACTCTGAAAGGCTGATCAAAAAGTATCATGATTCCGGTTTTAATTCAATGAGGCAAATCGTTCTTGCACCATGTTCTCCATTTAGTGTAACAAGTGAGTTAATGGAGAAAACAGCAGTATTAGCAAGACAATACAGTGTAAGATTACACACTCATCTATGCGAAACTATAGACGAAGAAAACTTTACCTTAGAAAAATTTGGGATGAGACCTCTGGAATATATGGAGAGCCTGGGATGGTTAGGTGAAGATGTCTGGTTCGCACATGGTATCCACTTCAATGATGAAGAACTAGAAAAACTAGCAGAAACTAAGACTGGAATAGCCCATTGTCCTATATCTAATATGAAATTATCCTCAGGAATTGCAAGAGTATCAGAGATGCAAAAGATAGGTATATCTGTTGGAATAGCAGTAGATGGAAGTGCAAGTAATGATGGATCAAATATTTTAGAAGAGATTAGAGTAGGATTCCTATTACAAAGATTAAAATACAGCAATGAATCAGTGAGTGGATATGAGATGTTAAAAATGGCTACCAGAGGTGGTGCAGATGTTCTGGGAAGAAAAGATCTTGGCCAGCTGTCAGTAGGTATGGCAGGAGATTTATTTATGATCGATTCTAATAGAATGGAACTTGTAGGTTCTCACTATGATTATAAAGCTATTCTGGGAACAATAGGTGTAAAAGGAAGTGTTGATTATACTATAGTTAGTGGTAAAGTTGTTGTTAAAGATGGAAAACTTGTAAATGTTGATGAATTAAAAATAAGCACTAAGGCAAATATGTTAGTTGATAAATTAAATAATAGAGATAAATACAATTCCCACTAG
- a CDS encoding cold-shock protein yields the protein MLKGTVKWFNDDKGFGFISAEDGNDYFAHFSQIKKEGFKTLNEGDEVTFEITQGDKGPQASNIETV from the coding sequence ATGTTAAAAGGAACAGTTAAATGGTTTAACGATGATAAAGGATTTGGATTTATTTCAGCAGAAGACGGGAACGATTACTTTGCACACTTTTCTCAAATTAAAAAAGAAGGATTTAAAACTTTGAACGAGGGAGATGAAGTAACTTTCGAAATCACTCAAGGTGATAAAGGTCCTCAAGCTTCAAACATCGAAACTGTATAA
- a CDS encoding NAD(+)/NADH kinase, with product MKKVCIIYNHNKKETLNFYEKTVAYFEKNGLEVCPIEKVKSCDFAVVIGGDGTLLRAGKKLIVNNDIFVIAVNMGSLGFLTEIKVQEAFEIYEEVLKGDYKLEERRVMEITIGTKTLFAINEAVISKGGILTKLVGIGVYSNGDLVNTYRADGVIVATPTGSTGYSLSAGGPIIKPTLNAMLVTPIAPHNLSLRPVVIDGNEELVCSIQDLDGLGYLTIDGEQICKILPESKIKIKYSDKTLKLVLPKNRDYYDVLREKLKWGNKLY from the coding sequence ATGAAAAAAGTATGTATAATTTACAATCACAATAAAAAAGAAACCCTTAATTTTTATGAGAAAACCGTAGCATATTTTGAAAAAAATGGACTTGAAGTATGTCCCATAGAAAAAGTAAAAAGTTGTGATTTTGCCGTAGTAATAGGAGGGGACGGGACTCTTTTAAGAGCAGGTAAGAAACTCATTGTTAACAACGATATTTTTGTAATAGCTGTAAATATGGGGAGCCTGGGTTTTCTTACGGAAATAAAAGTCCAGGAAGCTTTTGAAATATACGAAGAGGTACTTAAAGGAGACTACAAATTAGAAGAAAGACGTGTGATGGAGATAACTATAGGAACAAAGACCCTTTTCGCAATCAATGAGGCAGTTATTTCTAAAGGAGGTATTCTCACCAAGTTGGTCGGCATAGGGGTCTATTCTAATGGAGATCTTGTGAATACTTACAGAGCTGATGGAGTTATTGTAGCAACACCCACAGGTTCTACAGGATATTCTCTGTCAGCAGGTGGTCCCATCATAAAACCTACATTAAATGCAATGCTCGTGACTCCAATTGCTCCTCATAATTTAAGTCTTAGACCTGTAGTTATAGATGGAAACGAAGAATTAGTTTGTTCTATTCAAGATTTAGATGGACTGGGATACCTAACAATAGATGGAGAACAAATTTGTAAAATATTACCTGAAAGCAAAATAAAGATAAAGTATTCAGATAAAACTCTAAAATTAGTTTTACCTAAAAATAGAGATTATTATGATGTATTAAGAGAAAAACTTAAGTGGGGAAATAAACTATACTAA
- a CDS encoding VWA domain-containing protein yields MKKDYHEVICIIDRSGSMDEIKSDAIGGVNFFIRSQKEFEGETALSLILFNDNYDVVYDGRDIKEVPLLDEKSYIPNGTTAMLDAVGTTIDRVGERLFKTSEAERPEKVIVAILTDGLENASKEYSYEEIANKVKLQQETYNWEFVFLAANQDAVVTAEKIAIRQEDAVNFEASSQGTSEAFNLMEKMVTHKRRKKKRRKK; encoded by the coding sequence ATGAAAAAAGATTATCATGAAGTGATATGTATAATTGATCGTTCTGGGTCTATGGATGAGATCAAAAGTGATGCTATAGGAGGAGTTAATTTTTTTATAAGATCACAAAAAGAATTTGAAGGTGAGACAGCCCTTTCTCTTATTTTATTCAACGATAACTACGATGTTGTATATGATGGCAGAGATATAAAAGAAGTTCCTTTATTAGATGAAAAAAGTTACATACCAAATGGGACAACTGCTATGCTTGATGCTGTAGGTACAACCATAGATAGGGTAGGAGAAAGACTTTTTAAAACTTCTGAAGCAGAGAGACCGGAAAAGGTAATTGTTGCCATTCTTACAGATGGTCTTGAAAATGCAAGTAAGGAATACAGTTACGAAGAAATAGCCAATAAGGTTAAATTACAGCAGGAAACTTATAACTGGGAGTTTGTATTCCTGGCAGCAAATCAGGATGCAGTGGTGACAGCTGAAAAAATTGCCATAAGGCAGGAAGATGCTGTTAATTTTGAAGCAAGTTCTCAAGGGACCTCTGAAGCTTTCAACCTTATGGAAAAAATGGTTACCCATAAAAGAAGGAAGAAGAAAAGAAGAAAAAAATAA
- a CDS encoding pyridoxal-phosphate dependent enzyme: MLKSGRTPLLRARKLEKLLDVGEIYIKLEGANPAGHKHDRIAEVLVKDAIAHKYTGIVVNGSVSYINSILYYAALENLEVVIPLFKGERWKIVKFKDKGILDLRYLKYRSQLEIITKTAEDKNYYLAAEGYTNTHISQMILENLTDEIFKKLNYRVDTIYTQLSYGYTLTSIHNYLLKKWMNGEIENFSNIICGTWGKGNAVFQYFQRTKEIKNNVLQGFKDQELSRNHILLDIELLEQTFLDINETDGAVISINKELLKESVKILRQKEQIKANEQEVYSFAAFYKLVKDKKIKNGRHVIILNEGKSIINIENLNDYDEVSKDKLVKLTRELLVEYSDSVAETEDAIKNAINKGFILLASRNGIYQGVCIIVNLGFEEFIPKYHLAYIGTNKASKGRGVGTELIQRAIDLTHGNLSLHVDLDNKGAKKLYKRLGFKHAYNRMIYKGEI, translated from the coding sequence ATGTTAAAAAGCGGAAGAACACCCTTATTGAGAGCCCGTAAACTTGAAAAACTGTTAGATGTAGGAGAGATCTATATAAAATTAGAAGGTGCAAATCCAGCGGGTCATAAGCATGACAGGATAGCTGAGGTTTTAGTAAAAGATGCCATTGCTCACAAATATACAGGAATTGTTGTAAATGGTTCCGTCAGCTATATTAATTCTATCCTATATTATGCTGCTCTGGAAAATTTAGAGGTTGTGATTCCGTTGTTTAAGGGAGAAAGATGGAAAATTGTAAAATTTAAGGATAAGGGAATTCTGGATTTAAGATATTTAAAATATAGATCACAATTAGAAATAATAACAAAAACTGCAGAGGATAAAAATTATTATCTGGCAGCTGAAGGTTATACCAATACTCATATAAGTCAAATGATTCTGGAAAACCTGACAGATGAAATTTTTAAAAAACTGAATTACAGAGTAGATACTATATATACTCAGTTAAGCTATGGATATACATTAACTAGTATACATAACTACTTACTAAAAAAATGGATGAATGGTGAAATCGAAAATTTTTCAAATATTATATGCGGAACCTGGGGAAAAGGAAATGCAGTATTCCAATACTTTCAAAGGACTAAAGAAATTAAAAATAACGTTCTTCAAGGATTTAAGGATCAGGAGTTATCCAGGAACCATATATTATTGGATATAGAATTATTGGAACAGACTTTTCTAGACATCAATGAAACCGATGGTGCAGTTATTTCCATCAATAAAGAACTGTTGAAAGAAAGTGTAAAAATTTTAAGACAGAAAGAGCAGATAAAAGCAAATGAACAGGAAGTATACTCTTTTGCAGCTTTTTATAAATTAGTTAAAGATAAAAAAATAAAAAACGGAAGGCATGTAATCATCCTAAATGAGGGGAAGAGTATCATAAATATTGAAAATTTAAATGACTATGATGAGGTTTCTAAAGACAAATTAGTCAAATTAACCCGGGAATTACTGGTAGAATACTCAGATTCTGTAGCGGAGACAGAGGATGCAATAAAAAATGCTATCAATAAAGGGTTTATATTATTAGCTTCTCGTAATGGTATATATCAAGGTGTCTGTATTATTGTCAATCTGGGATTTGAAGAATTCATACCAAAATATCATTTGGCATATATCGGAACTAATAAAGCGAGTAAAGGCAGGGGAGTTGGAACTGAATTGATACAGCGTGCCATCGATCTAACCCATGGGAATTTATCATTGCATGTAGATTTAGATAATAAAGGAGCTAAAAAACTGTATAAAAGGCTCGGATTTAAACATGCTTATAACCGTATGATTTATAAAGGTGAAATATAG
- a CDS encoding LacI family transcriptional regulator, producing the protein MGVTLKNIASQLGLSYTTVSRALNNHKEIKPSTRKLVKETADSMGYVPNSIAQGLVMKKTKTLGLILPDITDGFMAELAKEIEIVSNRAGYTIFLCNTNWSKERTRDYVKKLIERRVDGIIMIPTSNDISFLETALKYDTRIIFIGSSLKKIEVKSIQVDNYKAIKIAIFHLLAKNKKNIAYLGGGKELFANEERFTAFKDILQNNSLFDPKLVANSHEIRKDGYLLVEELLKKKIKFDSIIAFNDVIAMGAIKKLKELNIRVPEDVAVIGFDDSPISRILGVGLSTIKQPIGEMAKLAFNEVIKNKDNKRILLDPIFIQRNSS; encoded by the coding sequence ATGGGAGTCACACTTAAAAATATTGCCAGCCAGTTGGGTTTATCCTATACTACGGTATCCAGGGCTTTAAATAATCACAAAGAGATAAAACCTTCTACTCGAAAGCTGGTAAAAGAGACTGCCGATTCTATGGGATATGTCCCAAATTCAATAGCCCAGGGATTAGTTATGAAAAAAACAAAAACTCTTGGTCTTATTCTTCCAGATATAACAGATGGTTTTATGGCAGAGTTGGCAAAGGAGATTGAAATAGTTTCCAACCGGGCCGGGTATACAATATTTTTATGTAATACTAACTGGAGTAAAGAGCGGACAAGAGATTATGTAAAAAAATTAATAGAAAGAAGGGTAGATGGTATCATTATGATCCCCACATCCAATGATATAAGTTTTTTAGAAACTGCTCTAAAATATGATACTCGAATTATATTTATAGGTTCTAGTTTAAAAAAAATAGAGGTTAAGTCCATCCAGGTAGATAACTATAAAGCTATAAAAATAGCTATTTTTCATCTTTTAGCAAAAAATAAAAAAAATATTGCTTACCTCGGAGGAGGAAAAGAGCTTTTTGCCAATGAAGAAAGATTTACTGCCTTTAAGGATATTTTACAAAATAATAGTCTCTTTGATCCTAAGCTTGTAGCAAACTCACATGAAATTAGAAAGGATGGCTACTTATTAGTAGAAGAACTTTTAAAGAAAAAGATAAAATTCGACTCAATTATTGCTTTTAATGACGTTATTGCAATGGGAGCCATAAAAAAATTAAAAGAATTAAATATAAGAGTCCCAGAAGATGTAGCTGTTATTGGATTTGATGATAGTCCAATTTCTAGAATTTTAGGAGTCGGGTTATCTACGATAAAACAACCCATCGGAGAAATGGCTAAGCTAGCCTTTAATGAAGTTATAAAAAATAAAGATAATAAAAGGATTTTGTTAGATCCTATATTCATCCAAAGGAATAGTTCCTAA
- a CDS encoding leucine-rich repeat domain-containing protein, producing the protein MILPISKVVEIKWTAVMIDNETLRDLIWEALKLAAAEKGITLSSNPYNLFTHELMLITKLTAINKGIIELKWIDHLVNLKELNLSQNKIVNMEGVKFPGSLTELNLNHNKIANLKGVKFPDSLTTLDLNNNKIASLEGVKFPGGLIELNLKHNQIASLEGLDFTGLDNLTVLGLNNNKIASLEGMKFPHSLTTLHLFSNQIASLEGLDFTNLDNLTVLGLNNNKITNLEGIKFPDSLTTLHLFSNNITNLKVVKFPNSLQTLDLLSNKITSLEGVKFPNNLQNLDLLSNQITTLEDVKFPDNLQNLDLSNNQIDTIAGFEKVFSKLNKFFHVCMRSNPITESSEYRTVIVKIEADNPHINFIPR; encoded by the coding sequence ATGATTTTACCAATATCAAAAGTAGTAGAAATTAAGTGGACGGCCGTAATGATAGATAACGAAACCCTTAGAGATTTAATCTGGGAGGCATTGAAGTTAGCAGCAGCTGAGAAAGGAATCACTCTCTCATCCAACCCTTATAACTTGTTCACACATGAACTGATGCTGATAACAAAGTTGACTGCAATAAATAAAGGAATTATAGAACTGAAGTGGATAGATCATCTCGTAAATCTGAAAGAACTTAATCTTAGTCAAAATAAGATAGTAAATATGGAAGGGGTGAAGTTCCCTGGCAGCCTAACAGAACTTAATCTCAATCACAACAAGATCGCGAACCTGAAAGGTGTAAAGTTTCCTGATAGCCTGACAACCCTTGATCTTAATAATAACAAGATAGCTAGTCTCGAGGGGGTAAAGTTCCCCGGTGGTCTAATAGAACTTAATCTCAAGCACAATCAGATAGCTAGCTTGGAGGGTCTAGACTTTACCGGTCTTGATAACCTGACAGTTCTTGGTCTTAATAACAACAAGATAGCTAGTCTCGAGGGGATGAAGTTCCCCCATAGCCTGACAACTCTCCATCTTTTTAGTAACCAGATAGCTAGTTTGGAGGGTCTAGACTTTACCAATCTTGATAACCTGACAGTTCTTGGTCTTAATAACAACAAGATAACGAATCTCGAAGGGATAAAGTTCCCCGATAGCTTGACAACTCTCCATCTTTTTAGCAACAATATAACAAACCTAAAGGTAGTAAAGTTTCCCAATAGCCTGCAAACTCTTGACCTTCTTAGCAATAAAATAACGAGCTTAGAGGGGGTAAAGTTCCCTAATAATCTACAGAATCTCGATCTCCTCAGCAACCAGATAACGACCTTGGAGGATGTGAAGTTCCCTGATAATCTACAGAATCTCGATCTTTCTAATAACCAAATAGATACAATTGCAGGATTCGAAAAAGTGTTCTCCAAACTTAATAAATTTTTTCATGTCTGTATGCGTAGCAATCCTATCACAGAGAGTTCAGAGTACCGTACGGTAATAGTTAAGATAGAGGCAGATAACCCACACATCAATTTTATTCCTAGATAG
- a CDS encoding DMT family transporter has product MANLYGTVLLIFASLIWGSAYPSMEYSFNLGVGVFSLLTVRFFIGGLILSIIYFKELKGLNIEEIKICFWSSVFVFIMFFTMSYGLLYISSARGAALFSSYLIFTLIIKRVLKKVQFSVINISYSLLIIIGIFYVNKNGLSLNGFSIGDFYSILSGFCFALNIVYLEQNSNKMSYKKLSVIQMFLCGLFSLIFIGVFNEKPFPLTRALTMNILYLSIVVTAFAYTAQNQALKFVDAEKASVILSTQSISTIFISVIVFGEVLSTNMIIGIIFIGLGIFLYSMSTGQKNKKITASERKRA; this is encoded by the coding sequence GTGGCCAATTTATATGGGACTGTATTATTGATATTTGCTTCATTAATCTGGGGGAGTGCCTATCCTTCCATGGAATATTCTTTTAATCTAGGGGTAGGAGTCTTCTCTTTATTAACTGTTAGGTTTTTTATTGGTGGACTGATATTATCTATAATATATTTTAAAGAACTTAAAGGGTTAAATATAGAGGAGATAAAAATATGTTTTTGGTCATCTGTATTTGTATTTATAATGTTCTTTACTATGAGTTATGGGCTGCTGTATATATCATCGGCGAGAGGTGCTGCACTATTTTCTTCCTATTTAATATTTACCTTAATAATTAAAAGAGTTTTAAAAAAAGTACAATTTAGTGTAATAAATATATCCTATTCACTTCTCATAATAATTGGGATCTTCTATGTCAATAAAAATGGTCTTTCTCTCAATGGATTTAGTATAGGGGACTTCTATTCGATTTTAAGCGGTTTTTGTTTTGCTTTAAACATAGTATATTTAGAACAAAATTCCAATAAGATGTCCTATAAAAAACTTTCTGTTATCCAGATGTTTTTATGCGGCCTTTTTTCTCTGATATTTATTGGCGTATTTAATGAAAAGCCTTTTCCTCTGACGAGAGCTTTAACAATGAATATATTATATCTGAGTATTGTAGTTACAGCTTTTGCATACACAGCACAGAACCAGGCATTAAAATTTGTAGATGCTGAAAAAGCTTCTGTGATATTGTCTACCCAGAGTATTTCTACTATTTTTATTTCTGTTATAGTTTTCGGAGAAGTTTTAAGTACAAATATGATTATAGGAATTATCTTCATTGGATTAGGTATTTTTCTGTATAGTATGAGCACTGGACAGAAGAATAAAAAAATAACTGCTTCTGAGCGTAAGAGAGCATAA
- a CDS encoding iron-containing alcohol dehydrogenase, translating to MQRFTIPRDLYFGEDALSHLNTIKGTKAFIVIGSQRLVNDGTVPSAVEYLKAAGIESELFVGVENDPSVATVMKGVEAMNKFQPDVIIGIGGGSPIDAAKAMWIFYEHPTFTFEEAAKPFNLPELRNKAKFIAVPTTSGTATEVTSFSVITDNETNIKYPIADYNITPDVAIVDTNLVQTMPKGLVANTGMDALTHALEAYVSKARNPFTDALAMKSIEMIADTLINSYNGEDQSRKDMHIAQNLAGMAFSNAILGIVHSMAHKTGKVLNIAHGLANAIYLSYAIEFNAKDKVGKAQYAHAAKTIGLAGNNETELVESLVNLVKELREQMDMPHSLKEFGVEEEFFLANLDEISRTSVADPCTGTNPREISVEEMKNLFKAVYYGEKVTF from the coding sequence ATGCAAAGATTTACAATACCAAGAGATCTATATTTCGGAGAGGACGCACTATCACACTTAAATACTATTAAAGGAACTAAGGCCTTTATCGTTATAGGATCACAAAGATTAGTAAATGACGGGACAGTACCTAGTGCTGTTGAATATTTAAAAGCAGCTGGAATAGAGAGCGAATTATTCGTAGGTGTAGAAAATGACCCTTCAGTAGCCACTGTTATGAAGGGTGTAGAAGCTATGAACAAATTTCAGCCAGATGTAATAATAGGAATCGGTGGAGGTTCACCAATCGACGCTGCCAAAGCTATGTGGATCTTCTATGAGCACCCAACATTCACATTTGAAGAAGCTGCAAAACCATTTAACTTACCAGAATTAAGAAATAAAGCTAAATTTATAGCAGTTCCTACTACAAGTGGTACAGCTACAGAAGTTACATCATTTTCTGTAATCACAGATAATGAAACTAATATCAAATATCCAATCGCAGACTACAACATCACACCAGATGTAGCTATAGTAGATACTAACTTAGTACAGACAATGCCTAAGGGATTAGTTGCAAACACAGGAATGGATGCATTAACTCATGCACTAGAAGCTTATGTTTCTAAAGCTAGAAATCCATTTACAGATGCACTTGCAATGAAATCTATCGAGATGATCGCAGATACTTTAATCAACTCTTACAATGGAGAAGACCAGTCTAGAAAAGATATGCATATTGCACAAAACTTAGCAGGAATGGCATTCTCAAACGCTATCCTTGGTATAGTTCATTCGATGGCTCATAAAACTGGTAAGGTATTAAACATAGCTCATGGATTAGCCAATGCAATCTACCTTTCTTATGCTATTGAATTCAATGCAAAAGATAAAGTAGGAAAAGCACAATATGCCCATGCAGCCAAGACAATAGGATTAGCTGGAAACAATGAAACTGAATTAGTAGAATCATTGGTAAACTTAGTTAAAGAATTAAGAGAACAGATGGATATGCCTCATTCATTAAAAGAATTTGGAGTAGAAGAAGAGTTCTTCTTGGCTAACTTAGATGAGATCTCTAGAACATCTGTAGCAGATCCATGTACAGGTACAAACCCAAGGGAGATATCTGTAGAAGAGATGAAAAACTTATTCAAAGCCGTTTACTACGGTGAAAAAGTAACATTCTAA
- a CDS encoding alanine:cation symporter family protein, which yields MGNLVNLLNSIVWSPVLIYLCLGAGLFFTLKTSGVQFIMIKEMVRLLLGKDVKKGERSKDSISGFEALCMSVSARVGTGNIAGVATAISLGGPGSIFWLWMISLLGAASSYIESTLGQLYKEKFEGGYRGGPAYYFQKGLLGGKAWYGNLFALSTILAMLICMPSTQSHVIAGTFKVAAGVPQWITGTIIVGLLAIIILGGAKRLATFAGIVVPFMAVAYVVIAVIVLALNAENIIPTLTLIVKSAFGREEAFAGIVGSAISWGVKRGVYSNEAGQGTGPGAAAAADTSHPAKQGLVQAFSIYIDSIFICTATALMIIITGAYKVFDGTGKAIYAGPGATASMSVGTVGAANTSTALDIGIGYGAYIVAIAIAFFAFTSLLGFFWNGETALIYLTKNSEKGKKIRYILMFIFFGCTFLGSLLAGGMAWTVGDIGIGTMAWINIIGILIMHKPAIACLKDYRIRMKEGRADDWDFNPNKIGIQGEFAVWDEVRKEKRGGVVTVEQGAVELKTS from the coding sequence ATGGGGAATTTAGTTAATCTGTTAAATAGTATTGTTTGGTCACCGGTGCTTATATATCTTTGCTTAGGTGCAGGATTATTTTTCACTTTAAAAACAAGTGGTGTTCAATTTATAATGATAAAGGAAATGGTAAGATTGTTATTGGGAAAAGATGTGAAAAAAGGAGAAAGGTCTAAGGATTCAATAAGTGGATTTGAAGCACTGTGTATGTCTGTTTCTGCAAGGGTGGGGACTGGAAATATTGCAGGAGTGGCCACAGCCATATCATTGGGAGGACCTGGGTCGATATTCTGGTTATGGATGATTTCATTGCTAGGTGCGGCATCATCATATATTGAGTCTACATTGGGCCAACTATATAAAGAAAAATTTGAAGGCGGATATAGAGGTGGACCTGCTTATTATTTCCAAAAAGGATTATTAGGAGGAAAAGCCTGGTATGGAAATTTATTTGCTCTGTCTACAATATTGGCCATGCTTATATGTATGCCGTCTACTCAATCACATGTAATTGCAGGGACTTTTAAAGTAGCAGCAGGGGTTCCCCAATGGATTACAGGAACAATTATTGTAGGTCTCTTAGCAATCATTATTTTGGGAGGAGCTAAAAGGTTGGCAACATTTGCCGGGATAGTAGTTCCATTTATGGCAGTGGCATATGTGGTTATTGCAGTGATAGTGCTGGCACTTAATGCAGAGAATATTATTCCAACGTTAACTTTAATTGTTAAATCTGCATTTGGAAGAGAAGAAGCATTTGCAGGGATAGTAGGGTCAGCGATATCCTGGGGTGTAAAAAGAGGTGTTTATTCAAATGAAGCAGGGCAGGGAACAGGACCGGGTGCAGCAGCAGCAGCAGATACATCACATCCTGCTAAACAAGGGCTGGTACAGGCATTTTCAATTTATATTGATTCAATATTCATATGTACAGCAACAGCATTGATGATTATTATTACAGGTGCATATAAAGTATTTGATGGAACTGGCAAGGCAATTTATGCTGGACCTGGAGCAACAGCTAGTATGAGTGTCGGGACAGTAGGAGCAGCCAATACATCTACAGCATTGGATATTGGTATTGGATATGGTGCATATATAGTAGCTATAGCCATTGCATTCTTTGCTTTCACTAGTTTATTAGGATTTTTTTGGAATGGAGAGACAGCATTGATCTATTTAACTAAAAACAGTGAAAAAGGGAAAAAAATTAGATATATTTTAATGTTCATATTCTTTGGATGTACATTTTTAGGCTCTCTACTTGCAGGAGGGATGGCTTGGACTGTTGGAGATATTGGGATAGGAACAATGGCTTGGATAAATATAATAGGGATTTTAATTATGCACAAACCTGCTATCGCTTGTTTAAAAGACTATCGAATAAGGATGAAAGAGGGAAGAGCAGATGATTGGGACTTTAATCCAAATAAAATTGGAATTCAAGGAGAATTTGCGGTTTGGGATGAAGTAAGGAAGGAAAAAAGAGGAGGAGTGGTAACGGTTGAACAAGGTGCAGTAGAATTAAAAACATCATAG